A DNA window from Synchiropus splendidus isolate RoL2022-P1 chromosome 2, RoL_Sspl_1.0, whole genome shotgun sequence contains the following coding sequences:
- the LOC128753551 gene encoding somatostatin-like receptor F_48D10.1 gives MEPLDEHLGIPSPSDFNSSLLYSNASQQNQSTRSVPFHGSSTPLTAVIYLVVFVVGLAGNTLAIYVVVRYAKMKCVTNIYILNLAVADELYILGLPFLTTQNVLSYWPFGSFLCRVVMTADSMNQFTSIFCLTVMSIDRYLAVVHPIRSTRWRHPRVARMVSVLMWALSFVVVLPVFIFSDIQETFNSCNMIWPEPRDVWSTVFILYTAIVGFFGPLLIICLCYLLIVIKVKSSGVRVGFTKQRRSERKVNRMVVVIVLVFVLCWLPFFIINIVNLVVIIPESNVTAGIYFFVVILSYANSCANPLLYCFLSDNLKQSFLKVLGVSRCKTNGDNTQDPRAPPTSCPAYPRSAGIQLSTLNRTSNDPMSSKISPQPTDSPTSHTAGHLRCCMSQCQHTPSVPAPSTTVSMSTAAHSLSVAEPALANTCAGTSNVQ, from the exons ATGGAACCTCTGGATGAGCACCTGGGGATCCCTTCACCATCAGACTTCAACTCGTCCCTCCTCTACTCCAACGCGTCACAACAGAACCAGTCCACGCGGAGCGTGCCCTTCCACGGCAGCAGCACCCCCCTCACGGCTGTCATCTACCTGGTGGTCTTCGTGGTGGGTCTGGCGGGGAACACTCTGGCCATCTATGTGGTCGTCCGCTACGCCAAGATGAAGTGCGTCACCAATATCTACATCCTGAACTTGGCGGTGGCCGACGAGCTCTACATCCTGGGACTCCCCTTCCTCACCACCCAGAACGTCCTCTCCTACTGGCCCTTCGGCTCCTTCCTGTGCCGCGTGGTCATGACCGCGGACTCCATGAATCAGTTCACATCCATCTTCTGTCTGACGGTGATGTCCATCGACCGCTACCTGGCAGTCGTGCACCCGATCCGCAGCACCCGGTGGAGACACCCGCGGGTGGCCCGGATGGTCAGCGTGCTGATGTGGGCGCTGTCCTTCGTGGTGGTCCTGCCCGTCTTCATCTTCTCTGACATCCAG GAAACATTTAACTCCTGCAATATGATCTGGCCGGAGCCCAGAGACGTTTGGTCCACGGTTTTCATTCTCTACACGGCCATCGTGGGCTTCTTCGGACCTCTGCTGATCATCTGCCTCTGCTACCTGCTCATCGTCATCAAG GTGAAATCCTCCGGAGTGCGGGTGGGCTTCACCAAACAACGACGTTCAGAGCGCAAAGTGAACcggatggtggtggtgatcgTGCTGGTGTTCGTGCTCTGCTGGCTTCCAttcttcatcatcaacatcgTCAACCTGGTTGTCATCATTCCTGAGTCCAACGTCACTGCAGGGATCTACTTCTTTGTTGTCATCCTGTCGTACGCCAACTCCTGTGCCAACCCTCTGCTGTactgcttcctgtctgacaaCTTGAAGCAGAGCTTCCTAAAA GTTCTGGGTGTCAGCAGGTGCAAAACCAACGGTGACAACACTCAAGACCCCAGAGCTCCACCGACAAGCTGTCCTGCGTATCCTCGGAGTGCAGGAATACAGCTCTCCACCCTGAATCGCACCAGTAATGATCCCATGAGCAGCAAG ATTTCTCCGCAGCCCACCGACTCACCAACATCTCACACCGCTGGCCACCTGCGCTGCTGCATGTCTCAATGTCAACACACCCCTTCTGTCCCTGCACCGTCAACAACTGTGTCGATGTCAACGGCCGCTCACAGTTTGAGTGTGGCTGAACCTGCCCTGGCGAACACGTGCGCCGGCACCTCCAACGTTCAGTGA